Sequence from the Hylaeus volcanicus isolate JK05 chromosome 1, UHH_iyHylVolc1.0_haploid, whole genome shotgun sequence genome:
AATTGCCCCTTTAGATGTATTCGCTTGTAATTACGTGTAATAGTtctcaatttgaataatttataaggATACGAGTTTCCATGCGTAGCTATACAAATATTAGCTGCTTGACACATTCACAATTATCTTCATTTGTCATGGTTAAAAACACGTCAAAGTATTACTAGTAGCACATAAGCTCCTTAGCACACTGTACAAGCTAGTTTTCCTTTAGGCTGTCGCAGTTGCATACGGTGAGCCATACAAAAGATGTAAGATTGAGGGATGAACGGGAGTTGAGGCATACACAACAAATGTCTTTGCTAGCACACAGAGACGTCCTAAGTACCTTACCTCCTGAAGCAGCTGCCAGGCTCGTCAATGCAAATTATACACTTTGTATGTACATAAGcaaatttgaagtttgttgattatttccattcttctttaaatttgtttagttgggatgtaatttctttgtttttgatTACTTACGAATTTGAAGTTATAGTGGCGTCGAAAAGTTGCTGTAGCGATTTGTTTAGTTTAAAgaggaatataaaatttagcGACaatgtcgataaaataaatgtatttacagCTAGGGATGTTCAGAGTCAATCGAGCGTCTTATTGAATTGGCTGTGGGGAAAAAGGTAGgctattattttgttattaatacacgttaaatttcattcaagatATTGTTTCTGTATACATACcaactttatttttaggaCTTCTTCGGTAGATTCTTCTACGCAAAAAGAATGCGTGTATGTATAcagataatatttatatttttttatatttctaaactTGCGTAACTACTCTTCATTTTCCTGTTATACTATGACTATATCTTCCATTTCTGTATACTGTCGTGTGAATGAGTTTGTCGAAGAAGACCTAAGAATACATGAGTGTGTCTGCTTTTACTTGAATTTACCGTTTCACAAGCATTACGCCgaatattatcaatttaaatacatcGATATATACGTGTAATTTCGTTATAGCACGCCAAAGGTCGTGCACATGTGATGGGACACTATTGACATCGAGGTGGACACCATCCTTGCCTTCTGGATACATTCCTGCCAAGTGCCAACTGCCAAGACTATTCCTGTAATTACACTAGACCGAAGAAGATGAACGGGATTActgtttaataaaagtttcggCTAGTTTGTCGTCGTTGTAAGTGCGTCATACTTGTGAAAAGTTTCACGCATCTTGCTTCGTCCAGGGGTTCAAAGATGTCTGTATTTTTGATGTGACACTTTTGAGCGGTGGTAACGGAGTCGTGCTTTCCAAGGCTTCTAAATAAAAAGTCGCTCCTCTTCGGCGCAGAAGAGACTGCGAGGAGAAGACTTAAACTGTATCATAATCGTTGTATAGTCATCGTGCTTAGGTACACTGCGAACGAAACATTGCCTTGGAGAAATGTGTAtatttcagttattttatTAGCTACGAAACTGTTAATAAAGTAAGATGTTCCTCGAGTATCGTTCGATATTCAACGGAAGTATGTTTGTTCCGACGATTATACTTTGTTAAACATGTGTTTGTGTAAATTGTTTAAGACTCGCCCAGTCATCCAttaagaacattttcaaatgtGGCCTGCTGAGTGAAAACGAgagattcgaataaaactttgaCGAGTTACGCGTCGATCGACGTacaatgttaattatttaatattttgcccATTAATGGAACGGTCTCGCAATTATCTGTTGCTTTTTAACGATGTTGATTGGAACTTTCTATTTCCGTGAAATTTTGTACAGAAAAAAGAATGCGTCggcgaataaataaatcataagaCGAAGTATTTGTTCATCGGAGGTGTTTACGGTGATTTTATTCCGACGAAGTGgtatggttttttttattgtacacaCAATTCTGATCCTATTACATGTGCCAccaatgttttataattatttacgaacAGGTATCGTCGACATCTCGTTACACTTAAGATATTTAACTATTTACAGATATGACAGACTAACCGATCAGTCTTCAAGTACAGCAAACTTGCCCAAGCAAGCGGTACTTGATGGCTGGaacctttttttcttatcagaGTTATCCTGTCGATGGtataatgttaatatatacCACGGGGATTACGTTTTATGATTGGTAATTGAACGAGATGACACGAAGTAGAAGTcttaaaagatgaaaaatgattGCTTCGTTAATTGCGCATCCGTGTTGtgcgattttaaaaatagatccTGATTCTCGTATATCTCGTTACataatatcaatttctttctttctgtttAAGCATACTGTTTTCTTTCATACTTCCGGGAATTTTAGACATTGGAAATGAATCTTTGTTGTTAGTCGAAGCATAAACGATCGATTCGTGACTATCATGATACTCCGAATTGTCTATGTTACTTGAAACAGCTTTTCCACACTTGAGAGTTAATAATGTCATCACGCCAACAATGAAAAGACCGACAATGATCGACACAACAGCGACGGCTGGTCTCGAATATGATTGAAACTCGTCAGTGCTTACGTAACTTAACGCTAAGGGATTAGGTTCGTCCCAGCTGGTCCAGGTGTTGTTCCACAGTGCCGGGTTTGCTCTGGGATCACCATCCAGATTGCTGGGAGGTATAGTGGTAACTCTATACTTCAGTAGAATCCTTTCTAAGATTGCTAGGATTACTGGCCTCTTTTCAGCTAGATTCACCATCTCGCAAGGGTCCTTGTTTATATTGAATAGGCAGGGCGCCCTCATGGGATTGCAAGCAACCTATAAATCATATGTAAAGCGTGAATTTCTAAAGATGATTATGTGCCCTGACgtatctttttataaattgttatgaCATATCAATAATCAAAGGATAAGTAGACTTTTCGATCAAACTCATCGTGAGATCTTTCAAATGCTTAAGTTAAAAAAAGGTAATTATTGGAACGTATTGAAAACAATAGATATCTATACtaactatactatactatactactCATGTAAAACTACGTATGAAAATTTGGACCGAAGTAGTGGCAGATGATACATCGAGTTACCCCACTTTACTGACCTCATCCTTCTGGTGAACGTTGCATTTTATTTGCGCGCTTCGTCGCAACTTCGTTATTTCCTCAGCGGTAAGTATACCGTCTCGAAAGTTCGTTTTCAAACCGATATCGTTCGCGTTTCTcattacccgtttttttttctcattcaGTTCCATCGCCTGGCTAGTAGTAATAACACCTGCGATAGCGACGCCCGCCTTGCTGTGCAACACTTTGTAAGGGTCGTATTCAGGTGAGACGCCTTCGGATGGGTCACCACTCGCTCCGAGCCAAGCGCTGCCAGTATCCGTTTCACCGATAACGTACTTGAAATCACCACGTCTGATTGCAGCGTAATTACTGAGGTCGTCGATATTGATCAAAATCTCGGACCTGGAGCTGATCTTGTTGGACACTAGAGCTGGCCAGAGGTTGAATCCGTCGATGTGCCCAAGGTATCTACTGTCCACTCCTGGCAAATTATtcgttgttaaattttataacgtATAGTTGCATGGTTGTATCTTCTACTactaatttttaacaaacctGCTGCAGATAACAACGTGGGAAGCCAATCGGCGACAAACATCATCTGATTCGAGACTCTCCGCGACTTCTTGATCAAGGGACTCCAAATAGCCGCCACTCCTCTCACTCCGCCTTCCCAAGGGCTATCCTTTATCTGGAAGATCGCGAAAAATTTAACTTCAAGGTCCAATCACGTGGTTCGCGCGAAACGTCGAAGAAGAAGGATTTACCCCGCGAAGTGGATAATTGCTGCCCTGATTGCTCAGCACACCTTCAGTTGGGGCGCCGTTGTCGCTCATGAAAAGCACTATACTGTTCTCCAACATTCCACGGCTTCTCAAAGCGTCCATCACTTTACCTACACTTTGATCCAATTTTGACACGACAGCTGCAAGTGGGTGAGTCTTTATTTCTAACGTgataacattttctaaaagttATCGGATATTGTTCCGCATGacatcaatttttgttacctcgtttattttgtttacggGACTAATCTATGACGTAACAAGTGCAACATATAAATGATTTTCCAAGAGAGactaaatttttgttctttaattaagCGCGTAGATTTagttgataaaaaaaactttataaTCTTCGATCACTTAGAAAAGTCAGTGGTTACCAGCTTGAATTCTTCTTTCCGGATCAAGGATGTACGAGAACTTTGCGATCTCCTCGTCTGGTGCGCGTAAAAGTTGATTTTGATTCCCTTTGTGAGGCGCCAGATGAGCCAAGTAGAGGAACATAGGTTGGTTAGCGTCGTGTTTGTTGATCAATTGTATCGCTTCCTTCGTG
This genomic interval carries:
- the LOC128873540 gene encoding arylsulfatase B-like; translation: MNVTFAAHLLVVLFLSEFLITRVVAFFFSSLVSSPTAKTDLPATVKLKNEALDFGGHDRKPHIIVILADDMGWNDVSFHGSDQIPTPNIDALAYNGIILNNHYVSALCTPSRAALMTGKYPIHLGMQHSVIFPAEPRGLPLGEKLLPQYLKELGYKTHAVGKWHLGFFQKEYTPTYRGFDSHFGYWNGLQDYYTHITQELDPEFSSFRGFDMRRNLTVAWETMGKYSTDLFTKEAIQLINKHDANQPMFLYLAHLAPHKGNQNQLLRAPDEEIAKFSYILDPERRIQAAVVSKLDQSVGKVMDALRSRGMLENSIVLFMSDNGAPTEGVLSNQGSNYPLRGIKDSPWEGGVRGVAAIWSPLIKKSRRVSNQMMFVADWLPTLLSAAGVDSRYLGHIDGFNLWPALVSNKISSRSEILINIDDLSNYAAIRRGDFKYVIGETDTGSAWLGASGDPSEGVSPEYDPYKVLHSKAGVAIAGVITTSQAMELNEKKKRVMRNANDIGLKTNFRDGILTAEEITKLRRSAQIKCNVHQKDEVACNPMRAPCLFNINKDPCEMVNLAEKRPVILAILERILLKYRVTTIPPSNLDGDPRANPALWNNTWTSWDEPNPLALSYVSTDEFQSYSRPAVAVVSIIVGLFIVGVMTLLTLKCGKAVSSNIDNSEYHDSHESIVYASTNNKDSFPMSKIPGSMKENSMLKQKERN